The Tistrella mobilis genome window below encodes:
- a CDS encoding extracellular solute-binding protein, translating to MTDKVDANSVAAGTAAAARAFTRRGLLKASALGGAALALTGPAILNPARAAGGEVRIFAWAGYVTDEMLAAFKSATGITPVRTEYGTNDELLNQLRASQGGGFDIIWPTVDRVPNYVEFELVQPIDEGKVAFDRLLPATVSGSAGMGGVIGGKRYIVPIDWGTEALTFHKQQAPLEYGKASFGDLWKPGFAGKVTVRAHSALAGLGLWLEAEGKLPAPYRDSFKDEATMTKNYDVIIAEAIKHKKNVGQFWSNENEAQGAFRANGCVIGQTWDSSSLALSKEGLPFGYIAPKEGALAWMEGVCLTSKAPNLDNAYAFINWLLTPEAGAMLANHMGYNSTVKGADALLTPENKAFFAAAYPGDALDKLWWWPVQESWFVAKRNGYQDQFLSA from the coding sequence ATGACCGACAAGGTCGATGCCAATTCCGTTGCGGCCGGGACCGCCGCCGCGGCCCGTGCCTTCACCCGCCGCGGCCTGCTCAAGGCTTCGGCCCTCGGCGGCGCCGCCCTCGCCCTCACGGGTCCGGCGATCCTGAACCCGGCCCGCGCGGCGGGCGGCGAGGTCCGGATCTTCGCCTGGGCCGGCTATGTCACCGACGAAATGCTGGCTGCCTTCAAGTCGGCCACCGGCATCACCCCGGTGCGCACCGAATACGGCACCAATGACGAGCTGCTGAACCAGCTCCGCGCCAGCCAGGGCGGCGGTTTCGACATCATCTGGCCGACGGTCGACCGCGTGCCGAATTATGTCGAGTTCGAGCTGGTGCAGCCGATCGACGAGGGCAAGGTCGCCTTCGACCGCCTGCTGCCCGCCACCGTCTCCGGCTCGGCCGGCATGGGCGGCGTGATCGGCGGCAAGCGCTATATCGTGCCGATCGACTGGGGCACCGAGGCACTGACCTTCCACAAGCAGCAGGCGCCGCTGGAATACGGCAAGGCCAGCTTCGGCGATCTGTGGAAGCCGGGCTTTGCCGGCAAGGTCACCGTCCGCGCCCATTCGGCCCTGGCCGGCCTGGGTCTCTGGCTCGAAGCCGAAGGCAAGCTGCCCGCGCCCTATCGCGACAGCTTCAAGGACGAGGCCACGATGACGAAGAACTACGACGTCATCATCGCCGAAGCCATCAAGCACAAGAAGAATGTCGGCCAGTTCTGGAGCAACGAAAACGAGGCCCAGGGCGCTTTCCGTGCCAATGGCTGCGTGATCGGCCAGACCTGGGATTCGTCGTCGCTGGCCCTGTCGAAGGAAGGCCTGCCCTTCGGTTACATCGCGCCCAAGGAAGGCGCGCTGGCCTGGATGGAAGGCGTGTGCCTCACCTCCAAGGCGCCGAATCTCGACAACGCCTATGCCTTCATCAACTGGCTGCTGACCCCGGAAGCGGGCGCGATGCTGGCCAATCACATGGGCTACAACTCCACCGTCAAGGGCGCCGACGCGCTGCTGACGCCCGAGAACAAGGCCTTCTTCGCCGCCGCCTATCCGGGCGACGCGCTGGACAAGCTGTGGTGGTGGCCGGTGCAGGAAAGCTGGTTCGTCGCCAAGCGCAACGGCTATCAGGACCAGTTCCTGTCCGCCTGA